In Phacochoerus africanus isolate WHEZ1 chromosome 2, ROS_Pafr_v1, whole genome shotgun sequence, one DNA window encodes the following:
- the SIX1 gene encoding homeobox protein SIX1: MSMLPSFGFTQEQVACVCEVLQQGGNLERLGRFLWSLPACDHLHKNESVLKAKAVVAFHRGNFRELYKILESHQFSPHNHPKLQQLWLKAHYVEAEKLRGRPLGAVGKYRVRRKFPLPRTIWDGEETSYCFKEKSRGVLREWYAHNPYPSPREKRELAEATGLTTTQVSNWFKNRRQRDRAAEAKERENTENNNSSSNKQNQLSPLEGGKPLMSSSEEEFSPPQSPDQNSVLLLQGNMGHTRSSNYSLPGLTASQPTHGLQAHQHQLQDSLLGPLTSSLVDLGS; the protein is encoded by the exons ATGTCGATGCTGCCATCGTTCGGCTTCACACAGGAGCAAGTGGCTTGCGTGTGCGAGGTTCTACAACAAGGCGGGAACCTGGAGCGCCTGGGCAGGTTCCTGTGGTCGCTGCCAGCCTGCGACCACCTGCACAAGAACGAAAGTGTGCTCAAGGCCAAGGCGGTGGTCGCCTTCCACCGCGGCAATTTCCGCGAGCTTTACAAGATCCTGGAGAGCCATCAGTTCTCGCCTCACAACCACCCCAAGCTACAACAACTGTGGCTGAAGGCGCACTACGTGGAGGCTGAGAAGTTGCGCGGTCGGCCCCTGGGCGCGGTGGGCAAATATCGGGTGCGCCGAAAATTCCCGTTGCCGCGCACTATCTGGGACGGCGAAGAGACCAGCTACTGCTTCAAGGAGAAGTCGCGGGGCGTGTTGCGGGAGTGGTACGCCCATAACCCCTACCCCTCGCCGCGTGAGAAGCGGGAGCTGGCCGAGGCCACCGGCCTCACCACCACCCAGGTCAGCAACTGGTTCAAGAACCGAAGGCAACGAGACCGGGCCGCCGAGGCCAAGGAAAG GGAGAACACCGAAAACAATAACTCCTCCTCCAACAAGCAGAATCAACTCTCTCCTCTGGAAGGGGGAAAGCCGCTCATGTCCAGCTCAGAAGAAGAATTCTCACCTCCCCAAAGTCCAGACCAGAACTCGGTCCTTCTGCTGCAGGGCAATATGGGCCACACCAGGAGCTCAAACTATTCCCTCCCGGGTTTAACGGCCTCACAGCCCACCCACGGCCTGCAAGCCCACCAGCATCAGCTCCAGGACTCCCTGCTGGGCCCCCTCACCTCCAGTCTGGTGGACTTAGGGTCCtaa